AGGCTTCCGCTCTGAGCCGTCTCCGACCATCAGCAGTTTCCAATCGACGACCCGAATTTTGTCGAGCGCTTCTGCCAAGACGTTCAATCCCTTACCCGGTAGCATGCGGCCGACATATCCAATGGTGAGCGGTTGGTCGGCTTTCCGTTTGAACGGCTTCGGCGTGAACGCTTCCAGGTTCACTCCGAACGGCACGACCGGTGATGGCTTATCAAATCCTTTCGCGTCGAGCAGTTCGCGAGCGGTTTCGCTGCACGGATACGCGGCCGCGATTTGTCTTAACGCGCGCCGTTCAAGCCAATTGAAGGGCGGAGGATAGTCTCGGAAAATGTTTTGACAGGTTTGCAGGACCAGGGGCGCGCGCGGCGCAAACCAATTTCGCAGCGTCAGCACTTCCGCGCAGGCGACACTATATGGCTCAGCATTCAGGTCGATTAGGTGCGGACGGTGACGGCGCAGCGCGGCGATGATGGGTTTCGGATTGTAGGCAAAGAGCTGCACGTGCCGGGATAGCAGCCGCCGCGCTTTCGTCACCGGAAACAAGTCGTCGCCGGTGATTTCGACATCGACTTCGGCTTCCCGCCATTTTTCAGTCGTGACGACCTCGAGATCCACATCCGGATGGTTGCGGGCCAGGGCCCTTTCGCGCTCGCGCAGTCTGGGCGTCAGACTCGCGTGGGCAATGCGTAGTACGCGCATTCGACCTCCTTCAAATTCTTGTTCGCCGTGATTCATCTCAGTACTTCTCTCTCGATAGAGACGTGTCTAAATTTCCGAAAGCGGTTACTTTGCCGTCCGCTCTGACTGCATCTTTCTTTTGCCGGCGCCGTTCGTGATATCGGTGCAACGGCGCTTCAGTCAGGCCGTATACGCCGGATGCCTTGGCAATAAATCGGGGCAGGTTATCGTTGCGGCCGAGCGGCACCCGCCAGCGCGAAAAAGCTCCGTTCGTCCCTTGCCACACCGCCCACCCGGCGCGATAGCCACACTCACCGGCTAGCTCTTCGACCTCCGCACTGCATTCGCCGTAGGGCCACGCCATCAGATCGATAGGTTTGCCAATCGTGTCCTCGAGCAAACGTTTCGACTCTGTCAGTTCAAACCGCGCTTCATCGAGCGTTATCCGATTGAAATGGCGATGCCACAGCCCATGGGATCCGATCGTGATCAGCGGATGCGCCGCGATCTCGCGCAAGTCCTCTTCCGTGAGATAGCCATCGCTATCGACGAAGCCGGCCACCACGAAAAGCGTCATCGGCAAATTGTATTTTTCCAGCAGTGGCAGAGCGACGGTGAGGTTGTCTCGAAAACCATCGTCGAAAGTGATCGCGATCGCGCCACGGCGTGACTGCGTCATAGTTTGTTCCAAACGCACAACTTTGTTCCCGCGCGCCAGCCACTGAAGTTGCTGCGTGAAGCGCTCTTTAGAAATGTCGATGTCGCCGGCCATCGGTTCAGCCGGCGAACTAATCGAGTGATAGACAAGTACTGAAGCCATGACTAATTGTTCGAACCGTTCACTTTTTCCAGCCAACACTCACGCCAAAAAAGCAGCGACTGTCGCGGGCACAAACGATGGCACACGCCGTCGCAGGTCGCGCCTTCGAGCAGGACCGTATCCTTGACTTGCCGCTGCCGGCGGCTACCTTCGAGCGTGATGCGTTCGACGCGCTTCTGCACACGCATTTCTGAACCGCAGAACTCGGCCATCGACGGCGCAAAAAGCAGGTGTTGGTGCTTGCCGTCCGGGTCGAGCGTTTGCCGAATCTGGTCGAGCGTCTTCACTCGCACCACGTCGCCAGGTTGAAGGTTCAGGTCTGAGCGCGTTCCGTTGTAAGTTCCGGGTCCGGCTATAAATCGCCAACTCTTCCGGCCGCTCACATGCGCCAGCTTGTTGTAGAAAGCGATCGCCAGACTTTTCAGCCAACGACGCAAAGGTGTTCGATTGTGCAGAAGGTCGAGGGCGTATTGCTTCGGGTCCCACCACGGCAGCGGTTCCGACGCCGCAATGATCTCGCTTAGCTGGCATACGAACTCATCGTGTTGCTGCGCGAGACCGATAAGATCCGACTCTTTAATTCGGCTCGGGCTAAGGTTTGGACGATCGGTTGAACCCGCCGGCTTCAACCAGGCGTCTCGCCAAAAAATCAGACAAGCCTTGTCACAACCGCCGTGCGCCTGGCCATCACAGCGAACCTCTTCCAGAAACACGGTGCCATCGAGCTGCCGCATCTCCGTATCGTCCACGCACGTTTTGAAGGCGCGCCGCGATACGCGAAACTCACGTCCGCAAAACGCCCGCATCTCGGGCATGAACGGCAGCTTGTCGAGCGTGCCTTTCTCGTCGAGCGTGGCCAGGATCTCATCCAGCGGACGCACCATGACCAGGTCGCCGGGAAAGAATTTCGTCTTCTGAATATCCGAGCTTAAAGACATGTTCTGCTTAACTTGCGCCACGCGCGGTCACAATCGCAGGGATAGTCCGGAGCAGAATCGAGGCGTCGAGTTTCAAGGACCAGTGATCGATGTACTCCAAATCCAGCTCCATCCACTGTTCGAAAGAGAGATTGCTGCGACCTGAAATCTGCCACAGGCATGTAAGTCCCGGCTTCACGCTGAACCGGCGTTTCTGCCAGGCGAGTTCCATACGCAGAGCATCACGCACCGACAACGGCCGCGGGCCGACGATGCTCATGTCGCCCATCAGCACGTTGATCAATTGCGGCAGCTCATCGATGCTCGTCTTGCGCAGCCAACGGCCAACCCGCGTAATCCTTGGGTCGTTGCGAATCTTGAAAATTGGACCGGACTTTTCGTTCAGGTGCTCAATTTCATTCATCCGCGCCTCGGCGTCGGCCCGCATGGTCCGGAACTTAAGCATGCGAAAGCGCCGCTTGTTCAGGCCAAATCGATCCTGAATAAAGAACACGGGCCCCTGCGATTCCAGTTTGATCGCAATCGCAACAATGACGAGCAGTGGCGACAGAGTCGCAAGCAAGACTGTGCCGGCCACGACATCGATCAAACGCTTCGCTTCCG
The nucleotide sequence above comes from Pyrinomonadaceae bacterium. Encoded proteins:
- a CDS encoding glycosyltransferase family 4 protein encodes the protein MRVLRIAHASLTPRLRERERALARNHPDVDLEVVTTEKWREAEVDVEITGDDLFPVTKARRLLSRHVQLFAYNPKPIIAALRRHRPHLIDLNAEPYSVACAEVLTLRNWFAPRAPLVLQTCQNIFRDYPPPFNWLERRALRQIAAAYPCSETARELLDAKGFDKPSPVVPFGVNLEAFTPKPFKRKADQPLTIGYVGRMLPGKGLNVLAEALDKIRVVDWKLLMVGDGSERKPFEQALMEKELIDRAEFTGAISYDAVPELFHKMDLLVIPTETTARIREQFGRVIVEAMAAGVPVIGSTCGAIPEVIDSAGLVFPERDAEALAAAIRRVLNDATLREEFARLGRRRAEEHYSWDSVASKTHELYRQILRKQASAVRNPEFEFAS
- a CDS encoding polysaccharide deacetylase family protein encodes the protein MASVLVYHSISSPAEPMAGDIDISKERFTQQLQWLARGNKVVRLEQTMTQSRRGAIAITFDDGFRDNLTVALPLLEKYNLPMTLFVVAGFVDSDGYLTEEDLREIAAHPLITIGSHGLWHRHFNRITLDEARFELTESKRLLEDTIGKPIDLMAWPYGECSAEVEELAGECGYRAGWAVWQGTNGAFSRWRVPLGRNDNLPRFIAKASGVYGLTEAPLHRYHERRRQKKDAVRADGKVTAFGNLDTSLSREKY